A DNA window from Hymenobacter aquaticus contains the following coding sequences:
- the apaG gene encoding Co2+/Mg2+ efflux protein ApaG, with the protein MNTTTTQGVTVSVTTNYLPDYSSPAQEHYVFAYKIDILNGSEYTVKLLRRHWYIYDANGVVREVEGEGVVGQQPVLEPGDSHQYVSGCNLKSGLGKMRGSYQMERLVDGREFAVDIPEFTLVVPYRLN; encoded by the coding sequence ATGAATACGACGACTACGCAGGGCGTTACCGTTAGCGTTACGACCAATTATTTGCCTGACTATTCCAGCCCGGCCCAGGAGCATTACGTGTTTGCCTACAAGATTGATATTCTCAACGGCAGCGAATACACCGTAAAGCTACTCCGCCGGCATTGGTACATCTACGATGCCAACGGCGTAGTGCGCGAAGTGGAAGGTGAAGGCGTGGTCGGTCAGCAGCCCGTGCTGGAGCCCGGCGACTCGCACCAGTACGTGTCGGGCTGTAACCTGAAGTCGGGCCTGGGCAAGATGCGCGGCTCCTACCAGATGGAGCGCCTCGTGGATGGCCGGGAGTTTGCCGTCGACATTCCGGAGTTTACCCTGGTCGTCCCCTACCGCCTGAACTAG
- a CDS encoding uracil-DNA glycosylase has protein sequence MSVKIEESWRKVLAAEFEKPYFQHLITFVRGEYATTTVYPPGPAIFHAFDACPFDQVKVVILGQDPYHGKGQANGLSFSVADGVRTPPSLQNIFKELQDDIPTSSPPANGNLDRWAQQGVLLLNATLTVRAKEPGSHQKKGWEQFTDAVIQRISDEKEHVVFILWGAYAQKKGEVIDEKKHLVIRSAHPSPYAADRGFFGSRPFSKTNAYLQQHGEKPIEW, from the coding sequence ATGTCCGTAAAGATAGAAGAAAGCTGGCGCAAGGTACTCGCCGCCGAGTTCGAAAAACCATATTTTCAGCATCTCATTACGTTTGTCCGCGGCGAATACGCCACGACCACCGTTTACCCGCCCGGCCCCGCCATTTTCCACGCTTTCGACGCCTGCCCGTTCGACCAGGTTAAGGTCGTGATTCTGGGCCAGGACCCCTACCACGGCAAGGGCCAGGCCAACGGGTTGTCCTTCTCCGTGGCCGACGGCGTACGCACGCCGCCCTCCCTGCAAAACATCTTCAAGGAGCTGCAGGATGATATTCCGACCTCGAGCCCGCCCGCCAACGGCAACCTGGACCGCTGGGCCCAGCAGGGCGTGCTGCTGCTCAACGCCACGCTCACCGTGCGGGCCAAGGAGCCCGGCTCCCACCAGAAAAAAGGCTGGGAGCAGTTCACCGACGCCGTCATTCAGCGCATCTCCGACGAAAAGGAGCACGTGGTCTTTATTCTCTGGGGTGCCTACGCCCAAAAGAAAGGCGAGGTCATCGACGAGAAAAAGCACCTGGTTATTCGCTCGGCCCACCCCTCGCCCTACGCCGCCGACCGGGGCTTCTTCGGTTCCCGGCCTTTCAGCAAAACCAACGCCTACCTCCAGCAGCACGGTGAAAAGCCCATCGAGTGGTAG
- a CDS encoding AraC family transcriptional regulator has product MPSSAIPLLSGQVYHQLYFQGEGRSLNPLPSGSSTIEHFEIHRRDDFRYKCKDTIAANRIDFYLVFIVTGGEGVHTFGAEEHYVRENMLCFIGPHTITSWQTTVPDHQGYFCAFSEDFFNVDRTDKSLLRSLPFFRVAGGASVLPLRPEQTRYFLELMQHMEADYLAHSPARAPLLRTQLQLLLQRAYALYRETNPQAEQMHSAGVQLTNAFLALLDADMAGLRRGRPLRQTTVREYAERLHVSQNHLNDVVRAHTGRSAGTVLHDLLAKTAAMYLVSSALPVGEVARLLGFASAAYFTRFYRRHTGQTPSQTRRGGPKTVESATTSVETAAH; this is encoded by the coding sequence ATGCCTTCCTCCGCCATTCCGCTGCTGTCCGGCCAGGTATACCACCAGCTCTACTTTCAGGGGGAAGGCCGCTCATTGAACCCGCTACCGAGTGGAAGCAGTACCATCGAGCACTTCGAGATTCATCGGCGCGACGACTTCCGCTACAAGTGCAAGGATACCATTGCGGCCAACCGCATTGATTTCTACCTGGTGTTCATCGTCACCGGTGGGGAAGGCGTGCACACGTTTGGGGCAGAGGAGCACTACGTGCGCGAAAATATGCTGTGCTTTATCGGTCCCCATACCATTACCAGCTGGCAAACCACCGTGCCCGACCACCAGGGCTACTTCTGCGCTTTCTCGGAGGACTTCTTCAACGTGGACCGCACCGACAAAAGCCTGCTGCGCAGCCTGCCGTTTTTCCGGGTGGCGGGCGGGGCCAGCGTGCTGCCGCTGCGGCCCGAACAAACGCGCTACTTTCTGGAGCTGATGCAGCACATGGAAGCCGATTATCTGGCCCATTCGCCCGCCCGGGCCCCGCTGTTGCGCACTCAGCTACAGCTGCTGCTGCAACGGGCCTACGCCCTGTACCGCGAAACCAACCCCCAGGCCGAGCAAATGCACTCGGCCGGCGTGCAGCTCACCAACGCTTTCCTGGCGTTGCTCGATGCCGACATGGCCGGCCTGCGCCGGGGCCGGCCGTTGCGCCAGACCACCGTGCGCGAGTATGCCGAGCGCCTGCACGTGAGCCAGAACCACCTCAACGACGTGGTGCGGGCCCACACGGGCCGCTCGGCCGGCACGGTGCTCCACGACCTGCTGGCCAAAACGGCGGCTATGTATCTGGTCAGCTCGGCGCTGCCCGTGGGCGAGGTGGCCCGGCTGCTGGGTTTTGCCAGCGCGGCCTACTTTACGCGCTTCTACCGGCGCCACACCGGCCAGACGCCTTCCCAAACCCGGCGCGGCGGCCCGAAAACCGTGGAAAGTGCAACTACTTCCGTAGAAACGGCCGCGCACTAA
- a CDS encoding SDR family NAD(P)-dependent oxidoreductase — protein MDLQLTNKTVLITASTGGIGLEMARAFAREGARVIVNGRTEASVAQAIAQLQQEMPEAALLPLAADNGTLEGTARTTELYPEVDVLVNNLGIYEATEFFDTTDAAWQQLFEVNIMSGVRLSRHYLRGMLARGTGRVLFISSESALNPAPEMAHYSATKMMQLSISRSLAEMTKGTGVTVNSLLPGSTHTPGVEEFIKQVFPDEADYPAAERRFMAENRPTSLIGRLIQPREIADFAVFVASPLAGAINGASLRVDGGLVRSAV, from the coding sequence ATGGATCTGCAGCTCACCAACAAAACCGTTCTGATTACCGCCTCTACCGGCGGCATTGGCCTGGAAATGGCCCGCGCCTTTGCCCGCGAAGGGGCCCGCGTTATCGTCAATGGCCGCACTGAGGCCAGCGTGGCGCAGGCCATAGCCCAGCTGCAGCAGGAAATGCCCGAGGCCGCGCTGCTGCCGCTGGCCGCCGACAATGGCACTCTGGAAGGCACCGCCCGCACCACCGAGCTGTACCCCGAAGTCGACGTGCTGGTCAATAACCTGGGCATCTACGAGGCGACGGAGTTTTTCGACACCACCGACGCGGCCTGGCAGCAGCTGTTTGAGGTCAACATTATGAGCGGGGTGCGCCTGAGCCGGCACTATCTGCGCGGCATGCTGGCCCGCGGCACCGGGCGGGTGCTGTTTATCAGCAGCGAGTCGGCGCTGAACCCGGCCCCGGAAATGGCCCACTATAGCGCTACCAAGATGATGCAGCTTTCAATTTCGCGCAGCCTGGCCGAAATGACGAAGGGCACGGGCGTCACGGTAAATTCCCTGCTGCCGGGCTCGACCCACACGCCGGGCGTGGAGGAGTTTATCAAGCAGGTGTTTCCCGACGAGGCCGACTACCCGGCCGCTGAGCGGCGCTTCATGGCCGAAAACCGGCCCACGTCCCTCATCGGCCGCCTGATTCAGCCCCGGGAAATTGCCGACTTTGCCGTGTTTGTGGCCAGCCCGCTGGCCGGGGCCATCAACGGCGCCAGCCTGCGCGTCGACGGCGGGCTGGTGCGCAGCGCCGTCTGA
- the lepB gene encoding signal peptidase I — MAVQSWEERLAAANTAAANPSTTPVKKPKGFFREWGDAILFAVVAATLIRWATFEAYTIPTPSMEHSLLVGDYLFVSKLHYGPRTPQTPLQVPLTHQTLWGSSLKSYSDAIQLPSYRLPGFSEVKRNDVVVFNVPFESQHPADLRTNYIKRCVAVAGDVLEIKDTQVYVNGKPAANPPQSQNRYFLQVNEPVRAKVFQDQGISDFNNPTGVPQPQMLGEMGPAYIVDATPQTADYFKQQSFIKGVVQDKAPAGQGEADVFPNNPDYPHSTPSITGIAKNWNKDNYGPLQLPKEGQTVQITPENTPIYQKIIMRYEHNEGVTMQNGVLLQNGKPLTSYTFKQDYYFMMGDNRHDSLDSRYWGFVPADHVVGKAVLIWMSVDPYADFFHKIRWSRLFNFID, encoded by the coding sequence ATGGCCGTTCAATCCTGGGAAGAGCGCCTCGCCGCTGCCAATACCGCCGCCGCTAACCCTTCTACGACTCCCGTCAAGAAGCCCAAGGGCTTTTTCCGGGAGTGGGGTGATGCCATCCTGTTTGCCGTCGTGGCCGCCACGCTGATTCGCTGGGCCACGTTCGAAGCCTACACCATCCCGACGCCCTCGATGGAGCACTCCCTGCTGGTGGGCGACTACCTGTTTGTGAGCAAGCTGCACTACGGCCCCCGCACGCCCCAGACGCCCCTGCAAGTACCCCTGACGCACCAGACGCTGTGGGGCTCCAGCCTGAAAAGCTACTCCGACGCCATTCAGCTGCCCTCCTACCGCCTGCCCGGCTTCTCGGAAGTGAAGCGCAACGACGTGGTGGTGTTCAACGTGCCCTTCGAAAGCCAGCACCCCGCCGACCTGCGCACCAACTACATCAAGCGCTGCGTGGCCGTGGCCGGCGACGTGCTGGAAATAAAGGACACGCAGGTGTACGTGAACGGCAAACCCGCCGCCAACCCGCCCCAGAGCCAGAACCGCTACTTCCTGCAGGTGAACGAGCCGGTGCGCGCCAAGGTGTTCCAGGACCAGGGCATTTCGGATTTCAACAACCCCACCGGCGTGCCCCAGCCCCAGATGCTGGGCGAAATGGGCCCGGCCTACATCGTGGATGCCACGCCCCAAACCGCCGACTATTTCAAGCAGCAGTCCTTTATCAAAGGCGTCGTGCAGGACAAAGCTCCCGCCGGCCAGGGCGAAGCCGACGTCTTCCCCAACAACCCCGACTACCCGCATAGCACGCCTTCCATCACCGGCATTGCCAAAAACTGGAACAAGGACAACTACGGCCCGTTGCAGCTGCCCAAGGAAGGCCAGACGGTGCAGATTACGCCCGAAAACACGCCCATCTACCAGAAAATCATCATGCGCTACGAGCACAATGAGGGCGTGACGATGCAAAACGGCGTGCTGCTGCAAAACGGCAAGCCCCTGACCAGCTACACGTTCAAGCAGGACTACTACTTTATGATGGGCGACAACCGCCACGACTCCCTGGACTCGCGCTACTGGGGCTTCGTGCCCGCCGACCACGTCGTGGGCAAGGCCGTGCTGATCTGGATGTCGGTCGACCCCTACGCCGACTTCTTCCACAAGATCCGCTGGAGCCGCCTGTTCAACTTCATCGACTAA
- the dapB gene encoding 4-hydroxy-tetrahydrodipicolinate reductase, with the protein MKLLLIGYGKMGQAIEAQAVARGHQIAGIVDPSRPEVRIADFDSTTVDAAIEFTHPDAAFANVMACLQQGIPVVCGSTGWLHHFAEAQALCQQKNGALFYASNYSVGVNLFFHFNEYIAAKMHQFGGYDVQVREIHHTQKVDQPSGTALTAAEGILRNFPGKTTWRNEPTTEANELAILSERTGQVVGTHIVTYSSAVDQIELKHEAHSRDGFVLGALLAAEWLPSHRGVFGMKDLLGL; encoded by the coding sequence ATGAAGCTGCTCCTGATTGGCTACGGCAAAATGGGCCAGGCCATCGAAGCCCAAGCGGTGGCCCGAGGCCACCAGATTGCGGGTATCGTCGACCCCTCCCGCCCCGAAGTCCGCATTGCCGACTTCGACTCCACCACCGTGGACGCGGCCATTGAATTTACCCACCCCGACGCGGCTTTCGCCAACGTCATGGCCTGCCTGCAACAGGGCATTCCGGTGGTGTGCGGCTCCACGGGCTGGCTCCACCACTTTGCCGAGGCCCAGGCCCTGTGCCAGCAAAAAAACGGGGCCCTGTTCTACGCCTCCAACTACAGCGTGGGCGTGAACCTCTTCTTTCACTTCAACGAGTACATCGCTGCCAAAATGCACCAGTTCGGCGGCTACGACGTGCAGGTGCGCGAAATTCACCATACCCAGAAGGTCGACCAGCCCAGCGGCACGGCCCTGACGGCGGCGGAAGGCATTCTGCGCAACTTCCCCGGCAAGACCACCTGGCGCAACGAGCCCACGACGGAAGCCAACGAGCTAGCTATCCTTTCCGAGCGCACGGGCCAGGTCGTCGGTACCCACATCGTGACCTACTCCTCGGCCGTCGACCAGATTGAGCTCAAGCACGAGGCCCACTCCCGCGACGGGTTCGTGCTGGGCGCCCTGCTGGCGGCCGAGTGGCTGCCCAGCCACCGGGGCGTATTTGGAATGAAAGATCTGCTCGGATTGTAA
- a CDS encoding DUF5683 domain-containing protein yields MTTPPNRLAALALLALLLPLAEPAQAQTVTAGPDSAVVSTPAVTQASRRTEKLFGFTMTRPKKAGILAAILPGAGQIYNRKYWKLPLVYGAIGGTLYGEIFYQKLYKEYRTAYYDFRAGRLPSGPNAAQIRDSAYAYRGLTAYRTQRDAFIAYAALAYTLTILDAVVDAHLKDFDISDDLGLHWQPSLLWVPTAALTPGLTFTLTLNNSRPRRPTE; encoded by the coding sequence ATGACTACGCCTCCGAATCGACTGGCTGCCCTGGCGCTGCTGGCCCTGCTCCTGCCGCTGGCAGAACCGGCCCAGGCCCAAACCGTCACGGCCGGCCCCGATTCTGCGGTAGTCAGCACCCCGGCCGTCACGCAGGCGTCCCGGCGCACCGAAAAGCTGTTCGGCTTCACGATGACCCGGCCCAAGAAAGCCGGGATTCTGGCGGCCATCCTGCCCGGCGCCGGCCAGATCTACAACCGCAAGTACTGGAAGCTACCCTTGGTGTACGGCGCCATTGGCGGCACACTCTACGGCGAGATTTTCTACCAGAAGCTCTACAAAGAGTACCGCACTGCCTACTACGACTTTCGCGCCGGCCGACTACCATCGGGGCCAAACGCCGCGCAGATACGGGACAGCGCCTACGCCTACCGGGGCCTTACGGCGTACCGCACGCAGCGCGACGCCTTCATTGCCTACGCCGCCCTGGCCTACACCCTCACCATTCTGGACGCGGTGGTCGATGCCCACCTCAAGGACTTCGACATCAGCGACGACCTGGGCCTGCACTGGCAGCCCTCCCTGCTGTGGGTGCCCACGGCGGCTCTTACGCCGGGCCTCACGTTTACTCTTACCCTGAATAATTCGCGCCCCAGGCGCCCTACTGAATGA
- a CDS encoding ParB/RepB/Spo0J family partition protein produces MSEKNEEKNASAAAPAAAKRKIGGLGRGLNALIEGSYEKKSDRVGLVPHPMNSVGFIPVGQIEANPYQPRTHFDQEALQELAESIKIQGIIQPVTVRQTGTNAYQLISGERRLQASKLAGLDSIPAYIRKADDQQMLEMALIENIQRENLNAIEIALSYQRLVSECNLKQEELGDRVGKNRSTVTNYLRLLKLPPDIQIGLRDTVISMGHARALINIDDAEQQLALFHRIVAEELSVRKVEQLVRAGLVAPRKADAPSAQAVQDTQIHIPVAELRRTERFLSDRFGSKVLVKPGPQGNGEIKIAFDSVEDMQRILHILQPA; encoded by the coding sequence ATGTCAGAGAAGAACGAAGAGAAAAATGCTTCGGCGGCCGCTCCCGCAGCAGCCAAACGCAAAATCGGTGGCCTCGGCCGCGGCCTGAACGCCCTGATCGAAGGCAGCTACGAGAAGAAAAGCGACCGGGTCGGCCTGGTGCCCCACCCCATGAACTCCGTCGGCTTCATCCCCGTCGGGCAGATTGAGGCCAACCCCTACCAGCCCCGCACCCACTTCGACCAGGAAGCCCTGCAGGAGCTGGCCGAGTCCATCAAGATTCAGGGCATCATCCAGCCCGTCACGGTGCGCCAGACCGGCACCAACGCCTACCAGCTCATTTCGGGCGAGCGGCGCCTGCAAGCCTCCAAGCTGGCCGGCCTCGACTCGATTCCGGCCTACATCCGCAAGGCCGACGACCAGCAGATGCTGGAAATGGCCCTGATCGAGAACATTCAGCGCGAAAACCTCAACGCCATTGAAATTGCCCTGAGCTATCAGCGGCTGGTGAGCGAGTGTAACCTGAAGCAGGAAGAGCTGGGCGACCGGGTGGGCAAAAACCGCTCGACCGTGACCAACTACCTGCGCCTGCTCAAGCTGCCGCCCGACATTCAGATCGGCCTGCGCGACACGGTCATCAGCATGGGCCACGCCCGCGCCCTGATTAACATCGACGACGCCGAGCAGCAGCTGGCCTTGTTTCACCGCATCGTGGCCGAGGAGCTGTCGGTGCGCAAGGTGGAGCAGCTGGTGCGCGCCGGCCTGGTGGCCCCGCGCAAAGCCGACGCCCCCTCGGCCCAGGCCGTGCAAGACACCCAGATCCACATTCCGGTGGCCGAGCTGCGCCGCACCGAGCGGTTCCTCTCCGACCGGTTTGGCAGCAAAGTGTTGGTAAAGCCAGGGCCGCAGGGCAATGGCGAAATCAAAATTGCGTTCGACTCGGTAGAAGACATGCAGCGTATTCTGCACATTCTGCAACCGGCCTAA
- a CDS encoding family 43 glycosylhydrolase, giving the protein MLYLPKTSPALLLALSLLLGACQRATTSGGTPPAATAQTGAGAELPALSVVNPVLPGDFPDPSITKVGDTYWATATSSNWGPAFPLLHSTNLTDWQLVGHVFPQELPTWADYYFWAPEISQEGNKTYIYYTAHQKDGNLAVGIASADRPEGPYTDHGPLVAQPDGSIDGFPMRDENGQLYLIWKEDGNSVQQPTPIWAQRLNEEHTALVGEKKELFRNTAPWEGNLVEGVCMVKRDAYFYAFYAGNGCCGHGCTYGIGVARSKSLLGPWEKYEQNPILTKNEQWACPGHGTVFTRGQRWYMLHHAYDTRSFEFVGRQGVISEFSWTPDGWPAFKNSNPVPPRQANVAPRNLTDEFDQPTLLPSWQWPVQERPTVALRGGKLLLTAQPQHSGAVLGQHTTTADYTATTTLLSPAKLPAGTIAGIAAHGDPENTLALTVGNGKLQLWQLEKGRQKTLGEVKLPAAAALTLRLQAQNGSLFRFSWSPDNGRTWQHLPGLTAPINGAYLPPWDRGVRAGILAKGPASATVAFENFSLENQPTAAQATDK; this is encoded by the coding sequence ATGCTTTACCTTCCCAAGACTTCGCCCGCCCTGCTGCTGGCCCTGAGCCTGCTGCTCGGTGCCTGCCAGCGGGCCACTACCAGCGGCGGCACGCCCCCGGCGGCTACCGCCCAAACCGGGGCCGGAGCCGAGCTGCCGGCGCTGTCCGTCGTCAATCCGGTGCTGCCGGGCGACTTTCCCGACCCGTCCATTACCAAGGTCGGCGACACGTACTGGGCCACGGCCACGTCGTCGAACTGGGGGCCGGCGTTTCCGCTGCTGCACTCCACGAACCTGACCGACTGGCAGCTGGTGGGCCACGTGTTTCCCCAGGAGCTGCCGACCTGGGCCGACTACTACTTCTGGGCCCCGGAAATCAGCCAGGAAGGCAACAAGACCTACATCTATTATACGGCCCACCAAAAGGACGGCAACCTGGCCGTGGGCATTGCCAGCGCCGACCGGCCCGAGGGCCCCTACACCGACCACGGCCCGCTGGTGGCCCAGCCCGACGGCTCCATCGACGGGTTTCCGATGCGCGACGAAAACGGGCAGCTCTACCTGATCTGGAAGGAGGACGGCAACAGCGTGCAGCAGCCCACGCCCATCTGGGCTCAGCGCCTGAACGAGGAGCATACGGCCTTGGTGGGCGAGAAAAAAGAGCTGTTTCGCAACACTGCTCCCTGGGAAGGCAACCTGGTGGAGGGCGTCTGCATGGTGAAGCGCGACGCGTATTTCTACGCCTTTTATGCCGGCAACGGCTGCTGCGGCCACGGCTGCACCTACGGCATCGGGGTGGCCCGTTCCAAAAGCCTGCTCGGCCCCTGGGAGAAGTACGAGCAGAACCCCATCCTGACCAAAAACGAGCAGTGGGCCTGCCCCGGCCACGGCACCGTCTTCACCCGCGGCCAGCGCTGGTACATGCTGCACCACGCCTACGACACGCGCAGCTTCGAGTTTGTGGGCCGGCAGGGCGTCATCAGCGAGTTTAGCTGGACGCCCGACGGCTGGCCCGCTTTCAAAAACAGTAACCCGGTGCCTCCCCGGCAAGCCAACGTAGCGCCCCGCAACCTCACCGACGAGTTCGACCAGCCCACCCTGCTGCCCTCCTGGCAGTGGCCGGTGCAGGAGCGGCCCACCGTGGCGCTCCGGGGTGGCAAGCTGCTGCTCACGGCCCAGCCGCAGCACAGCGGGGCCGTGCTGGGCCAGCACACCACCACCGCCGACTACACCGCCACCACCACCCTGCTCAGCCCCGCCAAGCTGCCCGCCGGCACTATAGCCGGCATTGCCGCCCACGGCGACCCGGAAAACACCCTGGCCCTGACCGTCGGCAACGGCAAGCTCCAGCTCTGGCAACTCGAAAAGGGCAGGCAAAAAACCCTCGGCGAAGTAAAATTGCCCGCCGCCGCCGCTCTCACCCTGCGCCTGCAAGCCCAGAATGGCAGCCTATTCCGCTTCTCCTGGAGCCCGGACAACGGCCGCACCTGGCAACACCTGCCCGGCCTCACCGCCCCCATCAACGGCGCTTACCTGCCGCCCTGGGACCGGGGCGTGCGGGCCGGCATCCTGGCCAAAGGCCCGGCCTCGGCTACCGTGGCCTTCGAGAATTTCAGCCTCGAAAATCAGCCAACTGCCGCTCAGGCTACGGACAAGTAA
- a CDS encoding glycoside hydrolase family 43 protein has translation MPTFFRRLLPLTLLALTLACQKAAVSVAPVTPPSTTTTFTNPLLPAGPDPWVIRRGDVYYYMHTTGNNLVIRKTAKMSELGSAVSTVVWTPGPNQRDIWAPELHFFDGKWYIYYSADPLCCDGHRINVLENASADPTTGTWVDKGRIAVPGQDLWAIDGTVLEQNGKRYLLWSGHEVASSPVQRLYIAEMSNPWTLVAPRVELSHPEYSWEQIGSPAVNEGPEVLRHADKTFIIYSASHCSTDDYALGMLTAAATADPLKPTAWTKTATPVFVKNPAGRAFGPGHNSFFQSKDGTEDWILYHANPQPGQGCGDNRSPRMQKFTWNADGTPNFGPPVATGTALPKPAGE, from the coding sequence ATGCCCACCTTTTTCCGCCGTCTGCTTCCTCTGACTTTGCTGGCCCTCACGCTGGCCTGCCAGAAGGCCGCCGTTTCCGTGGCGCCCGTCACGCCGCCCTCCACGACGACCACCTTCACCAACCCGCTGCTCCCGGCCGGGCCCGACCCCTGGGTTATCCGCCGCGGCGACGTGTACTACTACATGCACACGACGGGCAACAACCTGGTGATTCGCAAAACGGCGAAGATGTCGGAGCTGGGCTCGGCCGTCAGCACCGTAGTCTGGACGCCGGGCCCCAACCAGCGCGACATCTGGGCCCCGGAGCTGCACTTCTTCGACGGCAAGTGGTACATCTACTACTCGGCCGACCCGCTCTGCTGCGACGGGCACCGCATCAACGTGCTGGAAAACGCCAGCGCCGACCCCACCACCGGCACCTGGGTCGATAAAGGCCGCATTGCCGTGCCCGGCCAGGACCTGTGGGCCATCGACGGCACGGTGCTGGAGCAGAACGGCAAACGCTACCTGCTCTGGTCGGGGCACGAGGTGGCCAGCAGCCCGGTGCAGCGCCTCTACATTGCCGAAATGAGCAACCCCTGGACCCTGGTTGCTCCCCGCGTCGAGCTTTCCCACCCCGAGTACAGCTGGGAGCAGATCGGCAGCCCGGCCGTGAACGAAGGCCCGGAAGTGCTCCGGCACGCCGACAAAACCTTCATCATCTACTCGGCCAGCCACTGCAGCACCGACGACTACGCCCTGGGTATGCTCACGGCCGCCGCCACCGCCGACCCGCTGAAGCCCACTGCCTGGACGAAAACGGCGACGCCGGTTTTCGTAAAAAATCCGGCGGGGCGGGCCTTCGGACCCGGCCACAACAGCTTTTTCCAAAGCAAGGACGGCACCGAGGACTGGATTCTCTACCACGCCAACCCCCAACCCGGCCAGGGCTGCGGCGACAACCGGAGCCCGCGCATGCAGAAATTCACCTGGAACGCCGACGGCACGCCCAACTTCGGCCCGCCCGTCGCCACGGGCACCGCCCTGCCCAAGCCGGCCGGGGAATAG